CCGGTCATTGGCGAAGCTAGACGGCCGACTGGATTCACCGTGCCCCCGCTGATCCAGCGCGATCACGCGGTAGTCATCGCGGATCGCATCGGCCAGACCTTGCACGAAACGCCCCTCATTCATGTGGCCGTGCAATGCCAGAAGAGGCAGTCCGTCACCTCCGTAGTCAATAAACGACAATGAGGTGTTGTCAGGCCCCTCAAAAAAACCTCTCGTGTAAGCTCCCTCAGGTTTCATTCATTCCCCACATCCTTTAATGTTGATCTTCACAACTCCGGCGGCTGAAACACCTTCTGCTTCCTCTCTAGATCGTGAATTAGCACCTCATGCTCCGGCAGGATAATCCTTTGTTCAATCCATAGTTTGTTACAGCGATCCAACCACTTCACTTGAACCACCCCATAATTATATTATGGGAATATACGTTCGTTTTTATGAGCAGTAATTCCTTACAACCCCATCAACACCAAAAAGAAATCGTAGAGAGGGAGGGCTGTGGAATGAAGAAATTATTTACCTTGATATTGTTGGTCATGCTCGTTTTGACTGGCTGTGTTGATCAAAAAGCTGATCCCGTTTGGAATCCCAAACAGTTCCAACCGGCTCAATTTGTGAAGGTAGTGGACGGTGACACCACAATATTTAAGATCAATGGGAAAGTTGAGACAGTAAGGTTCCTTCTCGTAGACA
Above is a genomic segment from Polycladomyces subterraneus containing:
- a CDS encoding thermonuclease family protein, with the translated sequence MKKLFTLILLVMLVLTGCVDQKADPVWNPKQFQPAQFVKVVDGDTTIFKINGKVETVRFLLVDTPETHHP